A portion of the Fusobacterium nucleatum genome contains these proteins:
- a CDS encoding HMA2 domain-containing protein translates to MKDKTLLPDFYGIFEVKSLTKNRIRIEINKLKNNKEEIDELKENLKKISVIKNFKIIQSLGSLTVEFDDSQIDAQFMIGIILKLLNLDEELLKDRKGKIKNTFSNLGKLADITVYNKTKGLFDAKTLAGTMLLIYGIKKFKREMFLPSGATLIWWAYRLLSKKGV, encoded by the coding sequence ATGAAAGATAAAACGTTACTACCTGATTTCTATGGGATTTTTGAAGTAAAAAGTCTTACTAAAAATAGAATTAGAATAGAAATCAATAAATTAAAAAATAATAAAGAAGAAATTGATGAATTAAAAGAAAATCTTAAAAAAATTTCTGTTATCAAAAATTTTAAAATCATTCAAAGTCTTGGAAGTTTAACTGTTGAATTTGATGATTCACAAATTGATGCTCAATTTATGATAGGAATTATTTTGAAATTATTAAATTTAGATGAAGAACTTTTAAAAGATAGAAAAGGTAAGATAAAGAATACTTTTTCAAATCTTGGAAAACTAGCTGATATAACTGTATATAATAAAACTAAGGGCTTGTTTGATGCCAAAACATTAGCAGGGACAATGCTTTTGATTTATGGAATAAAGAAATTTAAAAGAGAAATGTTCTTACCAAGTGGAGCAACTTTAATTTGGTGGGCATATAGGCTTTTATCAAAAAAAGGAGTTTAA
- a CDS encoding HMA2 domain-containing protein, with translation MFKNILKQTYLMFNKVKVVHSIPGRIRLLIPSLDKFPEQMKKHEHYITTIIKLKNGIKSVEFSYLTSKILIEYDKMKLKEQDIVDWLNKIWKIIVDNEDVYQGMSVDDVEKNVKRFFEMLKSELEGR, from the coding sequence ATGTTTAAAAATATATTAAAACAAACTTATTTGATGTTTAATAAAGTAAAAGTAGTTCATAGCATTCCTGGTAGAATAAGACTTCTTATCCCTTCTCTTGATAAATTTCCAGAACAAATGAAAAAACATGAACATTATATAACTACTATCATAAAATTAAAAAATGGTATAAAATCTGTTGAATTTTCATATTTAACAAGTAAAATTTTAATAGAATATGATAAAATGAAATTAAAGGAACAAGATATAGTTGATTGGTTGAATAAAATTTGGAAAATCATAGTTGATAATGAAGATGTTTATCAAGGAATGTCAGTTGATGATGTTGAAAAAAATGTAAAAAGGTTTTTTGAAATGTTAAAGAGTGAATTAGAAGGGAGATAA
- a CDS encoding heavy metal translocating P-type ATPase, protein MKNDNLLACEIVHRLRGRIRIKSKAFKYIGNPLKSEIEKQLLQVRYIENVEISLVTGTILIYFEDVSLSDQNLISLIQNTLNSHIFEICKNEKVEKSSKYIIERKLQEESPKEIMKKIVTTAGLLGYNLFFKSKSTVALTGIRRFLNYNTLSTLALAMPVLKNGINSLIKNKRPNADTLSSSAIISSILLGKESAALTIMFLEEVSELLTVYTMEKTRGAIKDMLSVGENYVWKEISEDNVKRVPIEEIQKDDIIVVQTGEKISVDGKIIRGEALIDQSSITGEYMPIKKSEGEEVYAGTIIKNGNISIIAEKVGDDRTVSRIIKLVEDANSNKADIQNYADTFSAQLIPLNFILAGIVYASTRSITKAMSMLVIDYSCGIRLSTAVAFSAAINTAAKNGILVKGSNFIEELSKSETVIFDKTGTITEGKPKVQSIEVFDNNMSENEMIGLAGAAEEQSSHPLATAIMSEIKDRGIEIPKHNKIKTVVSRGVETKIGKGKEAKIIRVGSKKYMLENNIDLTLATEAERGIISRSEIGLYVAQDEKIIGLIGVSDPPRENIKKAINRLRNYGVDDIVLLTGDLRQQAETIASRMSIDRYESELLPEDKAKNILKFQSKGSNVIMIGDGVNDAPALSYANVGVALGSTRTDVAMEAADITITQDNPLLVPGVIGLSKNTVKTIKENFAMVIGLNTFALVLGATGILAPIYASVLHNSTTILVVLNSLKLLKYDIKTN, encoded by the coding sequence ATGAAAAATGATAATTTACTCGCTTGTGAGATTGTTCATAGACTTAGGGGAAGAATTCGTATAAAAAGTAAAGCTTTTAAATATATTGGAAATCCTTTAAAATCTGAAATTGAGAAACAATTATTACAAGTAAGGTATATTGAAAATGTTGAGATAAGCTTAGTCACAGGAACTATTCTTATATATTTTGAAGATGTTTCTTTAAGTGACCAAAACTTAATAAGTCTTATCCAAAATACGCTTAATTCACATATATTTGAAATATGTAAAAATGAAAAGGTTGAAAAATCATCTAAGTATATTATTGAAAGAAAATTACAAGAAGAATCTCCAAAAGAGATTATGAAAAAAATAGTTACAACAGCGGGACTTTTAGGATATAATCTATTTTTTAAATCAAAAAGTACAGTAGCACTTACAGGAATTAGAAGATTTTTAAATTATAATACACTTTCAACATTAGCTCTTGCTATGCCTGTTTTGAAGAATGGCATAAACTCACTTATTAAAAATAAAAGACCTAATGCTGATACTTTAAGTTCAAGTGCAATAATCAGTAGTATACTTCTTGGAAAAGAAAGTGCAGCACTTACTATAATGTTTTTGGAAGAAGTTTCAGAACTTTTAACAGTTTATACTATGGAAAAAACTCGTGGTGCTATTAAGGATATGTTAAGTGTTGGAGAAAATTATGTTTGGAAAGAAATTTCAGAAGATAATGTAAAAAGAGTTCCTATAGAAGAAATTCAAAAAGATGATATCATAGTTGTACAAACTGGAGAAAAAATAAGTGTTGATGGAAAAATAATAAGAGGAGAAGCATTAATAGATCAATCTTCAATTACAGGTGAATATATGCCTATTAAAAAATCAGAGGGAGAGGAAGTCTATGCAGGAACTATTATTAAGAATGGTAATATCAGTATAATTGCAGAAAAGGTTGGAGATGACAGAACTGTTTCAAGAATTATAAAGCTTGTTGAAGATGCAAACTCTAATAAAGCTGACATACAAAACTATGCTGACACTTTCTCAGCTCAACTTATACCATTAAACTTTATCTTGGCAGGTATAGTTTATGCAAGTACAAGAAGTATTACAAAAGCTATGAGTATGTTAGTTATAGATTATTCTTGTGGTATTAGACTTTCAACAGCAGTGGCTTTCTCAGCTGCAATAAATACTGCTGCTAAAAATGGAATTCTAGTTAAGGGAAGTAACTTTATTGAGGAATTGTCTAAGTCAGAAACAGTAATTTTTGATAAAACAGGAACTATTACAGAAGGTAAACCAAAAGTACAAAGTATAGAAGTTTTTGATAATAATATGTCTGAAAATGAAATGATAGGACTTGCTGGAGCAGCAGAAGAACAATCTTCTCACCCATTAGCAACTGCAATAATGTCAGAAATTAAAGATAGAGGAATAGAAATTCCTAAACATAATAAAATAAAGACAGTTGTAAGTCGTGGTGTTGAAACAAAGATTGGTAAAGGTAAAGAAGCTAAGATTATAAGGGTTGGAAGTAAAAAATATATGCTTGAAAATAATATTGATTTGACATTGGCAACAGAAGCTGAAAGAGGTATTATTTCAAGAAGTGAAATTGGGCTTTATGTAGCACAAGATGAAAAAATTATAGGACTTATTGGAGTTTCTGATCCACCTAGAGAAAATATAAAAAAAGCTATAAATAGACTTAGAAATTATGGTGTTGATGATATTGTTCTATTGACAGGAGACTTAAGACAACAAGCAGAAACTATTGCTTCAAGAATGTCAATAGATAGATATGAATCTGAACTATTACCAGAAGATAAAGCAAAAAATATTTTAAAATTTCAATCAAAAGGTTCTAATGTAATTATGATAGGTGATGGTGTAAATGATGCTCCTGCTCTATCTTATGCAAATGTTGGAGTTGCTTTAGGTAGTACAAGAACAGATGTTGCAATGGAGGCAGCAGATATAACTATTACACAAGATAATCCTCTTTTAGTACCAGGTGTTATTGGACTATCTAAAAATACAGTTAAGACTATAAAAGAAAATTTTGCTATGGTTATTGGACTTAATACTTTTGCTTTAGTTTTAGGTGCAACTGGAATACTCGCTCCAATTTATGCATCAGTTTTACATAATTCAACAACTATCCTTGTTGTTTTGAATTCTCTAAAACTATTAAAATATGATATTAAAACTAATTAG
- a CDS encoding DUF6037 family protein encodes MFNNLKILVNHLKEIGWIIDIFRFQYNGIRCIVLIKLFLENERKKNPYALAKIQFIKENDINDCIEIEADLYNLYFNEVRDFREFFNIEYSSHIGDIIKEFKEYFSKNIPIKPNDNINQQERILLYQSLNHEEEEDKIYCYRLIRLGIKNGVQQKRSIYRDNKARLI; translated from the coding sequence ATGTTTAATAATTTGAAAATTTTAGTAAATCATTTAAAAGAAATAGGATGGATTATAGATATTTTTAGATTTCAATATAATGGAATAAGATGTATAGTTTTAATAAAATTATTTTTAGAAAATGAAAGAAAAAAGAATCCATATGCTTTAGCTAAAATACAATTTATAAAAGAAAACGATATAAATGATTGCATTGAAATAGAAGCTGATTTATACAATCTATATTTTAATGAAGTTAGGGATTTTAGAGAGTTTTTTAATATAGAATATTCTTCTCATATAGGAGATATAATTAAAGAATTTAAAGAATATTTCTCAAAAAATATACCTATAAAACCAAATGATAATATAAATCAACAAGAAAGAATTCTTTTATATCAATCTTTAAACCATGAGGAAGAAGAAGACAAAATTTATTGTTACAGACTTATTAGATTAGGAATAAAAAATGGAGTGCAACAAAAAAGAAGTATATATAGAGATAATAAAGCTAGACTTATATGA
- a CDS encoding RloB family protein gives MKRTNRLSEKRSERKKVLLKSGAYLIVTDAEKTEKNYFEGIKNIIPDNLNNDLQIKIYSNKALSKIIDFAAEERNKDERFRDIWLVFDRDEVKNFDELIEEAKENKMNVGWSNPCFEIWLMSYFKNLENIPNSKKCCETFEKIFKENTGKKYKKSEEKIYNILCENGNENKAIQRAREKYYQVRKEYSQPSKMIGCTTVYKLVEELKKKIDGE, from the coding sequence TTGAAAAGGACTAATAGATTAAGTGAAAAACGTAGTGAAAGAAAAAAGGTACTTTTAAAATCAGGTGCATATTTAATAGTTACTGATGCAGAAAAAACTGAAAAAAACTATTTTGAAGGGATAAAAAATATTATTCCAGACAATTTAAACAATGATTTACAAATAAAAATATATTCTAATAAAGCTTTATCAAAAATTATTGACTTTGCAGCTGAAGAAAGAAATAAAGATGAAAGATTTAGAGATATATGGCTAGTATTTGATAGAGATGAAGTTAAAAATTTTGATGAGCTAATAGAGGAAGCTAAAGAAAATAAAATGAATGTTGGTTGGTCTAATCCTTGTTTTGAAATTTGGCTAATGTCATATTTTAAAAATCTTGAAAATATCCCTAATTCTAAGAAGTGTTGTGAAACTTTTGAAAAAATATTTAAGGAAAATACTGGCAAAAAATATAAAAAATCAGAGGAAAAAATTTATAATATCCTTTGTGAAAATGGTAATGAAAATAAAGCTATACAAAGAGCAAGAGAAAAATATTATCAAGTAAGAAAAGAATATAGTCAGCCAAGTAAAATGATTGGATGTACCACTGTCTATAAGTTAGTTGAGGAATTAAAAAAGAAAATTGATGGGGAATAA